A genomic stretch from Candidatus Binatus sp. includes:
- a CDS encoding acyl-CoA dehydrogenase family protein — protein sequence MIDFELEPQVLNQLKMYHMVSEQMMRPISRECDEHEHQKPTQFYESMWSASAAASNIQIGDDKSKKPDPSKPSAPRRANLLTVLSTEELCWGDAGLYLSTPNSGLGGAAVMAAGTPEQKERFLKRFKEGKPKWGAMAITEPGFGSDSSAVTTTATRDGDNWVIDGTKIFVTAGQMSAEKSEGFVVVWATVDKSAGRAGIKPFVVEHNTPGMTVTRVENKLGIRASDTAMIVLDNCRIPLDHILGSAEVRKEGGFKDVMATFDATRPIVAAMALGVGRAALDFVRDFLKQQNVAIRYGMSPRRLSAVERDFMEMEVQLQAARLLTWRAAWMLDTGKRNSLEASMAKAKAGLAVTAITQKAVELLGPLGYSRKILLEKWMRDAKINDIFEGTQQINMIIIARRILNYSSKELN from the coding sequence ATGATCGATTTTGAACTCGAACCACAAGTATTGAACCAGCTGAAGATGTACCACATGGTCTCGGAGCAGATGATGCGTCCGATCTCACGCGAATGCGACGAGCACGAGCATCAAAAACCGACCCAATTTTACGAGTCGATGTGGTCGGCGTCGGCTGCCGCCTCCAACATCCAGATCGGCGACGACAAGAGCAAAAAACCCGACCCATCGAAACCTTCGGCGCCTCGACGCGCCAATCTGCTCACCGTGCTCAGCACCGAGGAACTGTGCTGGGGCGACGCCGGGCTTTACTTGTCCACCCCCAATTCGGGACTCGGCGGCGCGGCGGTGATGGCGGCGGGAACGCCCGAGCAGAAGGAGCGGTTTCTTAAACGATTCAAGGAAGGCAAGCCGAAGTGGGGCGCGATGGCGATTACGGAGCCCGGCTTCGGTTCCGATTCGTCGGCGGTCACGACCACTGCAACCCGCGACGGCGACAATTGGGTGATCGACGGCACCAAAATCTTCGTCACCGCCGGCCAGATGTCGGCCGAGAAATCCGAAGGCTTCGTGGTGGTGTGGGCTACGGTTGACAAGAGCGCGGGACGCGCCGGCATCAAGCCGTTCGTCGTCGAACACAACACCCCCGGCATGACGGTGACCAGGGTCGAGAACAAACTCGGTATTCGCGCCTCCGACACCGCCATGATCGTGTTGGACAACTGCCGGATTCCGCTCGACCATATTCTGGGCAGCGCTGAAGTCCGCAAAGAAGGCGGTTTCAAGGACGTGATGGCGACCTTCGATGCGACTCGGCCGATCGTTGCGGCCATGGCGCTCGGAGTGGGACGCGCGGCGCTGGACTTCGTGCGCGACTTTCTCAAGCAACAGAATGTAGCTATCCGCTACGGAATGTCGCCGCGGCGCCTGAGCGCCGTCGAACGCGACTTCATGGAGATGGAAGTGCAACTGCAGGCGGCGCGCTTGCTCACGTGGCGGGCGGCCTGGATGCTCGATACCGGCAAGCGCAACAGCCTCGAGGCCTCGATGGCAAAGGCGAAGGCAGGCCTGGCGGTTACGGCGATCACGCAGAAGGCGGTAGAGCTGCTGGGGCCGCTTGGTTACTCGCGCAAAATCCTGCTCGAGAAATGGATGCGCGATGCCAAGATCAACGACATTTTCGAAGGTACGCAGCAGATCAACATGATAATTATCGCGCGCCGAATCCTGAACTACAGCAGCAAGGAATTGAACTAG
- a CDS encoding acyl-CoA dehydrogenase family protein gives MIDFELSEEQQMIRDSVGAFARDEIRPAARPADESGAIPAPLVAKAWQFGFVSGAVPEKFGGGGDTRPAVTGAIVAEELGFGDLSIAIHVLAPRLFAFPIVEMGTDDQRAKYLKRFTGADFAAATAAVMEPRFDFDLSALQVSARRDGGGFVLNGAKCYVPLAAEADSMLVYAATDAAKGFAGVDGFIVPRGAAGVTISEREKNMGLKALATYELTLKDCRVGADARVGGDKGIDFSRLMSQSRVALAAMGVGVMNAAFEYARDYAKERKAFGVPIATKQAIAFMLADMAIEIDAARLLVWEAAFKLDKGGDALKESYLAKNYVAQSALKVTDNGVQVLGGHGYIREHPVEMWLRNARGFSAIDGIATV, from the coding sequence ATGATCGACTTTGAACTCAGTGAAGAACAACAGATGATCCGCGACAGCGTTGGCGCCTTCGCGCGCGACGAGATTCGCCCCGCCGCGCGGCCCGCCGACGAAAGCGGCGCGATTCCCGCCCCCCTGGTGGCCAAGGCGTGGCAATTCGGATTTGTCAGCGGCGCCGTACCGGAGAAATTCGGCGGCGGCGGCGATACCCGCCCGGCGGTGACCGGCGCGATCGTCGCCGAAGAACTCGGCTTCGGCGATCTTTCGATCGCAATCCACGTGCTCGCGCCGCGGCTGTTCGCATTCCCGATCGTCGAGATGGGTACCGACGATCAACGCGCCAAATATTTGAAGCGATTCACCGGCGCCGACTTCGCCGCCGCGACCGCGGCCGTCATGGAGCCTAGATTCGATTTCGATCTGTCTGCCTTGCAAGTATCGGCCCGGCGCGACGGCGGCGGATTCGTCCTCAACGGCGCCAAGTGTTACGTGCCGCTCGCGGCCGAAGCCGATTCGATGCTGGTCTACGCGGCAACTGACGCCGCCAAGGGTTTTGCAGGCGTGGACGGCTTCATCGTTCCGCGCGGCGCGGCGGGCGTGACGATTTCGGAACGCGAAAAAAACATGGGCCTCAAAGCGCTCGCGACCTACGAGCTGACGCTCAAGGATTGCCGCGTCGGCGCCGATGCGCGCGTGGGCGGCGACAAGGGCATCGACTTTTCGCGCCTGATGAGCCAGTCGCGGGTCGCGCTTGCCGCGATGGGCGTCGGGGTGATGAATGCCGCGTTCGAATACGCGCGCGACTATGCCAAGGAGCGCAAGGCGTTCGGCGTGCCGATCGCGACTAAACAGGCGATCGCATTTATGCTGGCCGACATGGCAATCGAAATCGACGCGGCGCGCCTGCTGGTGTGGGAAGCGGCTTTCAAATTGGACAAGGGCGGCGATGCGTTGAAGGAAAGCTACCTGGCCAAGAATTATGTCGCGCAGAGTGCGCTCAAAGTGACGGACAACGGCGTTCAGGTGCTCGGCGGCCACGGTTACATCCGCGAGCACCCGGTCGAGATGTGGCTGCGCAATGCGCGTGGATTTTCTGCAATCGATGGGATCGCAACGGTCTAG
- a CDS encoding Gfo/Idh/MocA family oxidoreductase → MPTLVRGQIRVGIIGAGLIGQTHSMMLRCVADRTEQSVRVVSVADLSHPAAERLAARWDGARAFESAEEIIADSSIDAVWICTPTAMHRQACIAAARAGKHIFCEKPLAMSVAEASEMATAIKASGVMSQVGLVLRFSPVYNVIKPMFKEPDAGTLLSVTMRGDQDFPTRGAHASAWRNDPSLTAGGTLIEHSVHDFDLLTWMFGPVTSLSCRTRNLNGADGVEDFGATAMEFAGGFHGQLTSVWHRMIGRPSNRRLEVFAENLFAASDADTLGPILFQRGSGAKEEIVSESEVMARFSEKILRERPYLAPIEDWLAIPYAAEDAAFVAALKGACAPDPEFAAGVAAQRMVEAAYESARSRAAVPIGT, encoded by the coding sequence ATGCCAACCCTCGTCAGGGGACAGATTCGTGTCGGAATCATCGGCGCCGGCCTCATCGGCCAGACGCATTCGATGATGCTCCGTTGCGTCGCCGACCGCACCGAGCAAAGCGTCCGCGTGGTCTCCGTCGCCGACCTGTCGCATCCGGCGGCGGAGCGGCTCGCGGCCAGATGGGATGGCGCGCGGGCGTTTGAGTCGGCCGAAGAGATAATCGCGGACTCATCGATCGACGCGGTATGGATTTGCACGCCGACTGCGATGCATCGCCAGGCCTGTATTGCCGCCGCGCGCGCCGGCAAGCATATCTTCTGCGAGAAGCCGCTGGCGATGAGCGTGGCGGAAGCATCCGAGATGGCTACGGCGATCAAAGCTTCCGGCGTGATGAGCCAGGTGGGCCTCGTGCTGCGCTTTTCGCCCGTTTACAACGTGATCAAGCCGATGTTCAAGGAGCCGGACGCGGGGACATTGCTCAGCGTCACGATGCGCGGCGATCAGGATTTTCCGACTCGCGGCGCGCACGCGAGCGCGTGGCGCAACGATCCGTCGCTGACCGCCGGCGGCACCCTCATCGAGCACAGCGTTCATGACTTCGATCTGCTGACGTGGATGTTCGGGCCGGTCACGAGCCTCTCCTGCCGCACCCGCAACTTGAATGGCGCCGATGGAGTTGAAGACTTCGGCGCGACCGCGATGGAGTTTGCGGGCGGCTTTCACGGCCAGCTCACTTCGGTATGGCATCGGATGATCGGGCGCCCGAGCAATCGGAGGCTTGAAGTTTTCGCCGAGAACTTGTTTGCTGCGTCCGACGCCGACACGCTCGGGCCGATCCTGTTTCAGCGCGGGTCCGGCGCCAAAGAGGAGATCGTCAGCGAGAGCGAAGTGATGGCCCGGTTCAGCGAGAAAATTCTGCGCGAGCGGCCCTACCTGGCGCCAATCGAGGATTGGCTGGCGATTCCGTACGCCGCCGAAGATGCGGCCTTCGTCGCCGCGCTCAAGGGAGCGTGCGCGCCGGACCCCGAATTTGCGGCCGGGGTGGCGGCGCAGCGGATGGTGGAAGCGGCATATGAGTCGGCACGCTCGCGGGCTGCGGTGCCGATCGGAACTTAA